In Streptomyces sp. DG2A-72, one genomic interval encodes:
- a CDS encoding methylmalonyl-CoA mutase family protein, with protein sequence MTVLPNDGLSTAAEFPAATHEQWQRLVEGVLRKSGRDVTGAAAEDALATALEDGLRTRPLYTALDTAPDTGFPGFAPFVRGGRPEGNTKGGWDVRQRHATASGDLVLADLENGVTSLWLVVGEGGFPVSALGHVLEGVYLDLAPVVLEAGRDTEKAAGELLRLYEERGVGRDAARGDLGADPLGYEARSGQQLDFAPTTALARRCAEEYPGLRALTVDALPYHEAGGSAAQELGASLATGVAYLRELTAAGLSVEQACAQLEFRYAATADQFLTIAKLRAARRLWARVAEVSGGPGRQVQHVVTSPVMMSRRDPWVNMLRTTVATLAAGVGGADSVTVLPFDHALGLPDAFARRIARNTSTILIEESHLARVIDPAGGSWYVERLTDELAHAGWEFFQWLEQVGGQAAALRSGRLGEKLAETWQARSAKLAKRREPITGVSEFPHLAEKPVERAPAPTAPSGGLPRVHRDEAYEALRARSDAHLAATGTRPRIFLAALGPAAAHTARLTFAANLFQAGGIEPVTEGTFEESGATEACLCSSDTLYEEQAADTAQALRTAGATHVFLAGKPGQYPVDDHVFAGCDAVAVLSATLDRMGVS encoded by the coding sequence ATGACAGTCCTGCCCAATGACGGGCTCTCGACGGCCGCCGAGTTCCCCGCCGCGACCCATGAGCAGTGGCAACGCCTCGTGGAGGGCGTCCTGCGCAAGTCTGGCCGGGACGTCACGGGTGCCGCCGCCGAGGACGCCCTCGCCACCGCGCTGGAGGACGGGCTGCGCACCCGGCCCCTGTACACCGCGCTCGATACCGCTCCCGACACCGGTTTCCCAGGTTTTGCCCCGTTCGTACGGGGTGGTCGCCCGGAGGGGAACACCAAGGGCGGCTGGGATGTACGGCAGCGGCACGCGACGGCCTCGGGTGACCTCGTCCTCGCCGACCTCGAAAACGGTGTCACCTCCCTCTGGCTGGTCGTCGGTGAAGGCGGTTTCCCGGTCTCAGCACTCGGCCACGTACTCGAAGGCGTCTATCTCGATCTGGCGCCCGTCGTCCTGGAGGCCGGCCGGGACACCGAGAAGGCTGCCGGCGAACTGCTGCGGCTGTACGAGGAGCGCGGCGTCGGCCGTGACGCGGCGCGCGGCGACCTCGGCGCCGACCCGCTCGGATACGAGGCCCGGAGCGGTCAGCAGCTCGACTTCGCACCCACGACCGCACTGGCCCGGCGGTGCGCCGAGGAGTACCCGGGGCTGCGGGCGCTGACCGTGGACGCGCTGCCGTACCACGAGGCCGGCGGGTCGGCCGCGCAGGAGCTGGGCGCCTCGCTCGCGACCGGAGTCGCCTACCTGCGGGAGCTGACAGCGGCCGGGCTCAGCGTCGAACAGGCCTGCGCACAGCTGGAGTTCCGCTACGCGGCCACCGCCGACCAGTTCCTGACCATCGCCAAGCTGCGCGCGGCGCGCCGGCTGTGGGCGCGGGTCGCCGAGGTGAGCGGAGGGCCCGGCAGGCAGGTGCAGCACGTCGTGACCTCGCCGGTGATGATGTCGCGCCGCGACCCGTGGGTGAACATGCTGCGCACCACGGTCGCCACGCTGGCCGCCGGGGTCGGCGGCGCCGACTCCGTCACCGTGCTGCCCTTCGACCACGCGCTCGGCCTGCCGGACGCGTTCGCACGGCGCATCGCCCGCAACACCTCGACGATCCTCATCGAGGAGTCGCACCTGGCCCGGGTGATCGACCCGGCGGGCGGCTCCTGGTACGTGGAGCGGCTCACCGACGAACTCGCCCACGCGGGCTGGGAGTTCTTCCAGTGGCTGGAGCAGGTCGGCGGCCAGGCGGCCGCCCTGCGCTCGGGCCGGCTCGGCGAGAAGCTGGCGGAGACCTGGCAGGCGCGCAGCGCGAAGCTCGCCAAGCGGCGCGAACCCATCACCGGTGTCAGCGAGTTCCCGCACCTCGCCGAGAAGCCGGTGGAGCGCGCGCCCGCGCCCACGGCACCGTCCGGCGGCCTGCCCCGCGTCCACCGCGACGAGGCGTACGAGGCGCTGCGCGCCCGCTCCGACGCCCACCTCGCCGCGACCGGCACCCGGCCGCGGATCTTCCTCGCCGCGCTCGGCCCCGCCGCCGCCCACACCGCACGGCTCACCTTCGCCGCGAACCTCTTCCAGGCGGGCGGCATCGAACCCGTCACGGAGGGCACGTTCGAGGAGAGCGGCGCCACCGAGGCCTGCCTCTGCTCCAGCGACACGCTGTACGAGGAGCAGGCGGCGGACACCGCACAGGCCCTGAGGACAGCGGGCGCCACGCATGTGTTCCTCGCGGGCAAGCCCGGGCAGTACCCCGTCGACGACCACGTCTTCGCGGGCTGCGACGCCGTAGCCGTACTCTCCGCCACCCTCGACCGCATGGGAGTGTCCTGA
- a CDS encoding mandelate racemase/muconate lactonizing enzyme family protein, whose amino-acid sequence MKATLRTVRLDLTEPLRISRSTMSARDAVWLTIEDEGLYGHGEAVTSVYYGLDADTLGRHFAAVDLNRFPDPESALEDLRQGWPVPPAVAAAVEAALLDLVGKRMGSPVHRLLGAPAAPVAATARTIGITSLAQAAAEARRLAASGFQVIKVKAGTPDPEDDIERVRIIRDAAPNARLLLDPNGAWSVPQARALLPRYAALGVEAVEQPLAPGDPEALGRLAERSPLPIIADEDAVSLEDARRLAGRVHGVNVKLAKCGGVHAALRIGELIEGSGTELMLGCLTASSLGLAPAVHLADRARWADLDGHLLLAHDPWTGIGGTDGFVRAPDLPGLGVEEVAAREDVA is encoded by the coding sequence GTGAAGGCCACCCTGCGCACCGTACGTCTCGACCTCACCGAGCCGCTGCGCATCTCCCGCTCCACCATGTCCGCCCGCGACGCCGTATGGCTGACGATCGAAGACGAGGGCCTGTACGGCCATGGAGAGGCCGTCACCAGCGTGTACTACGGCCTCGACGCCGACACCCTGGGACGGCACTTCGCGGCCGTCGACCTGAACCGCTTCCCCGACCCCGAGAGCGCGTTGGAGGACCTGAGGCAGGGGTGGCCCGTCCCGCCGGCGGTGGCTGCCGCCGTCGAGGCCGCACTGCTCGACCTGGTCGGCAAGCGCATGGGAAGCCCGGTCCACCGCCTGCTCGGCGCCCCCGCCGCCCCGGTCGCCGCCACCGCCCGCACCATCGGCATCACCTCCCTCGCGCAGGCCGCCGCCGAGGCCCGCCGTCTCGCCGCGAGCGGCTTCCAGGTCATCAAGGTCAAGGCGGGCACGCCCGACCCCGAGGACGACATCGAGCGCGTACGGATCATCCGCGACGCCGCGCCAAACGCCCGGCTGCTCCTCGACCCCAACGGCGCCTGGAGCGTCCCGCAGGCCCGGGCCCTGCTGCCGCGTTACGCGGCCCTCGGCGTCGAAGCCGTCGAGCAGCCCCTCGCGCCGGGCGACCCCGAGGCGTTGGGAAGGCTGGCCGAGCGCTCACCGCTGCCGATCATCGCCGACGAGGACGCCGTAAGCCTCGAAGACGCCCGCCGTCTCGCGGGACGTGTGCACGGCGTCAACGTCAAGCTCGCCAAGTGCGGCGGCGTCCACGCGGCCCTGCGCATCGGGGAGTTGATCGAGGGCAGCGGGACCGAGCTGATGCTCGGCTGCCTCACCGCCAGCAGCCTCGGCCTCGCACCCGCCGTCCACCTGGCCGACCGCGCCCGCTGGGCCGACCTCGACGGACATCTGCTGCTCGCCCACGACCCGTGGACCGGGATCGGCGGCACCGACGGCTTCGTACGCGCCCCCGACCTGCCGGGGCTCGGCGTGGAGGAGGTGGCGGCCCGTGAAGACGTGGCATGA
- a CDS encoding ATP-grasp domain-containing protein: protein MAHLLMVESWVGSMSRLLPRAIRESGHEFTFLTRDLHHYLRSAPEGTAHPLLGARHVIAADTNDVDALLPEVERLHAALGFDGVLTSCDYYLPTVARIAGHLGLPGPGPEVVENACRKDATRRVLADAGLPQPRFAVHEEWADLARAAGEIGYPLVVKPVDLCAGMYVRQVDDEAQLAAAVRDLGDFPVNARGQRRAPVVLLEELLDGPEVSVETVSHAGAVQVVGVTDKSIGGAPAFIETGHMFPAALTPADTEAAEHTALGALKALGLTDGVVAHTEIKLTSAGPRVVEVNPRPAGNRITELVRHVTGIDLAAAFVEVALGRTPDLRRTDTGLASAAIGFLVPHTAGTLEALDGRELHDTTGVLELQLAEPGKAVKAAGSNNEYLGHVMAGDAEGPGARDRVEALLAALRAGLVIR, encoded by the coding sequence GTGGCTCATCTGCTGATGGTCGAGAGCTGGGTCGGTTCCATGAGCCGACTGCTGCCGAGAGCGATCCGGGAGAGCGGGCACGAGTTCACGTTCCTCACCCGTGACCTGCACCACTACCTCCGGTCGGCGCCGGAGGGCACCGCGCATCCGCTGCTCGGCGCCCGCCATGTGATCGCCGCCGACACGAACGACGTCGACGCCCTGCTGCCCGAGGTCGAGCGGCTGCACGCGGCGCTCGGCTTCGACGGGGTGCTCACGTCCTGTGACTACTACCTGCCGACCGTGGCGCGCATCGCCGGACACCTCGGACTGCCCGGCCCGGGCCCCGAGGTGGTGGAGAACGCCTGCCGCAAGGACGCCACCCGCCGTGTCCTCGCCGACGCGGGCCTGCCGCAGCCGCGCTTCGCCGTCCACGAGGAGTGGGCCGACCTCGCACGGGCTGCCGGGGAGATCGGCTACCCGCTGGTCGTCAAGCCCGTCGACCTGTGCGCGGGCATGTACGTACGGCAGGTCGACGACGAGGCGCAACTCGCCGCGGCGGTACGAGACTTGGGCGACTTCCCGGTCAATGCGCGCGGGCAGCGCCGGGCGCCCGTCGTCCTCCTCGAAGAGCTGCTGGACGGCCCCGAGGTGAGCGTCGAGACCGTCTCCCACGCGGGCGCGGTCCAGGTGGTCGGTGTGACCGACAAGAGCATCGGCGGCGCCCCCGCCTTCATCGAGACCGGCCATATGTTCCCGGCCGCGCTGACGCCCGCCGACACCGAGGCCGCCGAGCACACCGCGCTCGGCGCCCTGAAGGCCCTCGGGCTGACGGACGGCGTGGTCGCCCACACCGAGATCAAGCTGACCTCCGCCGGTCCCCGCGTCGTCGAGGTCAACCCACGGCCCGCCGGAAACCGCATCACCGAACTCGTCCGCCACGTCACCGGCATCGACCTCGCCGCCGCCTTCGTAGAGGTCGCCCTCGGCCGTACACCCGACCTGCGCCGCACGGACACCGGGCTGGCCAGCGCGGCCATCGGCTTCCTCGTCCCGCACACGGCGGGCACGCTGGAGGCGCTGGACGGACGTGAACTGCACGACACCACCGGTGTGTTGGAGCTGCAGCTCGCCGAGCCCGGCAAGGCCGTGAAGGCGGCGGGCAGCAACAACGAGTACCTAGGGCACGTCATGGCCGGCGACGCTGAGGGACCCGGCGCCCGCGACCGCGTCGAGGCGCTGCTGGCCGCGCTGCGGGCGGGGCTGGTGATCCGGTGA
- a CDS encoding class I SAM-dependent methyltransferase, whose amino-acid sequence MTSGNLLTDNPELYEARFPDPDRLAGRWAEDCLRRYGAGSRVLDMGCGTGRDAGHLHKAGRTVTGADLSETMLAHARAQHPGPAYVRADLHGFDLGAFDAVVCLDSSLLYCHTNDQLDGFLASCRRALTPGGLLVAEMRNGAYFLGRTDLLDTPKVNAFIWQGTAYRSTTTLTVDRTAQLLRRIRVWMSDDGSPPVEQRSAWRLLFPLELRHFLAVHGFEVLDLYDGPGPRTEPPWREGQLPGSATDADRLHVVARLNPLTHH is encoded by the coding sequence ATGACGAGCGGCAACCTCCTCACCGACAACCCCGAGCTGTACGAGGCCCGCTTCCCCGACCCCGACCGGCTCGCCGGACGCTGGGCCGAGGACTGCCTGCGGCGGTACGGCGCCGGGTCCCGTGTGCTGGACATGGGCTGCGGGACGGGCCGTGACGCCGGCCATCTGCACAAGGCCGGCCGTACGGTCACGGGCGCCGACCTCTCCGAGACGATGCTCGCGCACGCCCGCGCTCAGCACCCCGGGCCGGCGTATGTCCGGGCCGACCTGCACGGCTTCGACCTGGGCGCGTTCGACGCGGTCGTCTGCCTGGACAGCTCCCTGCTGTACTGCCACACCAACGACCAGCTCGACGGCTTCCTCGCCTCCTGCCGTCGCGCCCTGACACCCGGCGGGCTGCTCGTGGCGGAGATGCGCAACGGCGCCTACTTCCTGGGCCGGACCGACCTCCTCGACACGCCCAAGGTCAACGCCTTCATCTGGCAGGGCACCGCCTACCGGTCGACGACGACCCTGACTGTCGACCGCACCGCCCAACTCCTGCGCCGCATCCGCGTATGGATGTCCGACGACGGCTCCCCGCCCGTCGAGCAGCGCTCCGCCTGGCGGCTGCTGTTCCCGCTGGAGCTGCGCCACTTCCTGGCCGTCCACGGCTTCGAGGTCCTCGACCTGTACGACGGCCCCGGACCACGCACCGAACCGCCTTGGCGCGAGGGCCAGTTGCCCGGATCGGCCACGGACGCCGACCGGCTGCATGTCGTAGCGCGCCTGAACCCGCTCACCCACCACTGA
- a CDS encoding MFS transporter, whose translation MKTWHEIRQFPLAVRLLLVNQLGVNTGFYLLIPYLATHLTENLGMSAAVVGIVLGVRNLSQQGLFIIGGSASDRLGARGVIIAGCALRTVGFALFALGDGLPVLLAASVLSGLAGALFNPAVRAYLSQEAGERKAEAFALFNVFATTGALIGPLLGSALLLVDFRTSALTAAGIFAALTVAQALVLPAREVEPSKGGVLADWREVVGNRAFLAFALAMVGMFTLENQLYLLLPEGARQATGWEGAAGLVFLVGTVSNLAFQLRITRSLKSRGSRPRWIAAGLALMGLAFVPPAFATQHTGLLAALPVLLGTLLLYLGVMIASPFVMELIPGFGRPELTGTYFGIFYVVSGIAAAVGNTVVGWAMDTGDRLPWLCCALFGLASAGGVAWLHRRDALPVIPVPVAERSAV comes from the coding sequence GTGAAGACGTGGCATGAGATACGGCAATTCCCGCTCGCCGTACGCCTGTTGCTGGTGAACCAGCTCGGCGTCAACACCGGTTTCTACCTGCTGATCCCGTACCTGGCCACCCACCTCACCGAGAACCTCGGCATGTCGGCGGCCGTAGTCGGCATCGTCCTCGGGGTCCGCAACCTCAGCCAGCAGGGCCTGTTCATCATCGGTGGCTCCGCCTCCGATCGGCTCGGCGCGCGGGGCGTGATCATCGCCGGGTGTGCGCTGCGGACGGTCGGGTTCGCGCTGTTCGCGCTCGGCGACGGGCTGCCGGTGCTGCTGGCCGCGTCCGTGCTCAGCGGGCTCGCGGGCGCGCTGTTCAACCCGGCGGTGCGGGCCTATCTCTCGCAGGAGGCGGGGGAGCGCAAGGCGGAGGCGTTCGCGCTCTTCAACGTGTTCGCGACGACCGGCGCGCTGATCGGCCCACTGCTGGGCAGCGCCCTGCTGCTGGTCGACTTCCGCACGTCCGCGCTCACCGCCGCCGGAATCTTCGCGGCCCTCACCGTGGCCCAGGCGCTGGTGCTGCCCGCGCGGGAAGTGGAGCCCAGCAAGGGCGGCGTCCTCGCCGACTGGCGTGAAGTCGTCGGCAACCGCGCCTTCCTGGCCTTCGCGCTCGCCATGGTCGGCATGTTCACCCTGGAGAACCAGCTCTACCTGCTGCTGCCCGAGGGAGCCCGACAAGCCACCGGCTGGGAGGGCGCGGCAGGCCTCGTCTTCCTCGTCGGAACCGTTTCCAACCTCGCGTTCCAGCTCCGCATCACCCGCTCTCTCAAGTCCCGTGGCAGCAGACCGCGTTGGATCGCGGCCGGACTCGCCCTCATGGGCCTGGCGTTCGTGCCCCCGGCCTTCGCGACACAGCACACCGGTCTGCTCGCCGCCCTCCCCGTACTCCTCGGCACCCTGCTCCTCTACCTCGGCGTCATGATCGCCTCGCCCTTCGTCATGGAGCTGATCCCCGGCTTCGGCCGCCCCGAGCTGACCGGCACCTACTTCGGGATCTTCTACGTCGTCTCCGGCATCGCTGCCGCCGTCGGCAACACCGTCGTCGGCTGGGCCATGGACACGGGAGACCGGCTTCCGTGGCTGTGCTGCGCCCTCTTCGGGCTGGCCTCCGCGGGCGGGGTCGCCTGGCTGCACCGGCGGGACGCGCTCCCGGTGATCCCGGTGCCGGTCGCCGAACGGAGCGCCGTATGA
- the scpA gene encoding methylmalonyl-CoA mutase — translation MGIPDFTGIELGEPRTDVGADEWRKAAGSDDAFWETPEGIAVKPLYTGRDLEGLDFLQTYPGMAPYLRGPYPTMYVNQPWTIRQYAGFSTAEESNAFYRRNLAAGQKGLSVAFDLPTHRGYDSDHPRVTGDVGMAGVAIDSIYDMRQLFDGIPLDKMTVSMTMNGAVLPILALYIVAAEEQGVPPEKLAGTIQNDILKEFMVRNTYIYPPKPSMRIISDIFAFTSQRMPRYNSISISGYHIQEAGATADLELAYTLADGVEYIRAGREAGLDVDAFAPRLSFFWAIGMNFFMEVAKLRAARLLWAKLVSQFEPENSKSLSLRTHSQTSGWSLTAQDVFNNVTRTCVEAMAATQGHTQSLHTNALDEALALPTDFSARIARNTQLLIQQESGTTRVIDPWGGSAYVEKLTYDLARRAWQHIQEVEQAGGMAQAIDAGIPKLRVEEAAARTQARIDSGRQPVIGVNKYRVDSDEQIDVLKVDNSSVRTQQIEKLRRLREERDSVACREALDALTRAAAGEGNLLELAVNAARAKATVGEISDALEKVYGRHASQIRTISGVYRNEAGSSPSVDRTRTLVDSFEEAEGRRPRILVAKMGQDGHDRGQKVIATAFANLGFDVDVGPLFQTPGEVARQAVEADVHIVGVSSLAAGHLTLVPALREELAAEGREDIMIVVGGVIPPQDVPTLLEMGATAVFPPGTVIPDAAYDLVKRLSADLGHPQ, via the coding sequence ATGGGAATCCCCGACTTCACCGGGATCGAACTCGGGGAGCCGAGGACCGATGTCGGCGCCGACGAGTGGCGCAAGGCCGCGGGGAGCGACGACGCGTTCTGGGAGACCCCGGAGGGCATCGCGGTCAAGCCGCTCTACACCGGCCGTGACCTGGAGGGTCTCGACTTCCTTCAGACCTACCCGGGCATGGCGCCGTATCTGCGCGGCCCGTACCCGACGATGTACGTCAACCAGCCCTGGACGATCCGCCAGTACGCGGGCTTCTCCACCGCCGAGGAGTCCAACGCCTTCTACCGGCGCAACCTCGCCGCCGGGCAGAAGGGCCTGTCGGTCGCCTTCGACCTGCCGACGCACCGCGGCTACGACAGCGACCACCCGCGGGTGACCGGCGACGTCGGCATGGCGGGCGTGGCCATCGACTCCATCTACGACATGCGGCAGCTGTTCGACGGCATCCCGCTGGACAAGATGACCGTGTCGATGACGATGAACGGCGCCGTGCTGCCCATCCTCGCGCTGTACATCGTGGCGGCGGAGGAACAGGGCGTACCGCCCGAGAAGTTGGCCGGGACCATCCAGAACGACATCCTCAAGGAGTTCATGGTCCGCAACACCTACATCTATCCGCCCAAGCCGTCGATGCGGATCATCTCCGACATCTTCGCCTTCACCTCGCAGCGGATGCCCCGCTACAACTCGATCTCCATCTCCGGCTACCACATCCAGGAGGCGGGCGCGACGGCCGACCTGGAGCTGGCGTACACGCTCGCCGACGGTGTGGAGTACATCCGGGCCGGGCGGGAAGCGGGCCTGGACGTGGACGCGTTCGCGCCGCGGCTCTCCTTCTTCTGGGCGATCGGCATGAACTTCTTCATGGAGGTCGCGAAGCTGCGGGCGGCGCGGCTGCTGTGGGCGAAGCTGGTGTCCCAGTTCGAGCCGGAGAACTCCAAGTCCCTTTCCCTGCGCACCCATTCGCAGACCTCGGGCTGGTCGCTGACCGCGCAGGACGTGTTCAACAACGTCACGCGTACGTGCGTGGAGGCGATGGCGGCGACGCAGGGCCACACGCAGTCGCTGCACACCAACGCCCTCGACGAGGCGCTCGCGCTGCCCACCGACTTCTCGGCACGCATCGCCCGCAACACGCAGCTGCTGATTCAGCAGGAGTCCGGCACGACGCGGGTGATCGACCCCTGGGGCGGCAGCGCCTACGTCGAGAAGCTGACCTACGACCTGGCCCGCCGTGCCTGGCAGCACATCCAGGAGGTCGAGCAGGCGGGCGGCATGGCGCAGGCCATCGATGCGGGCATCCCGAAGCTCCGCGTGGAGGAGGCGGCGGCACGGACGCAGGCCCGTATCGACTCGGGGCGGCAGCCGGTCATCGGCGTGAACAAGTACCGGGTGGACTCCGACGAGCAGATCGACGTGCTCAAGGTCGACAACTCCTCCGTGCGCACCCAGCAGATCGAGAAGCTGCGGCGACTGCGCGAGGAGCGCGACAGCGTCGCCTGCCGGGAGGCGCTGGACGCGCTGACCCGGGCGGCGGCAGGTGAGGGCAACCTGCTGGAGCTGGCGGTGAACGCGGCCCGCGCGAAGGCGACCGTCGGGGAGATCTCCGACGCCCTGGAGAAGGTGTACGGGCGGCACGCGAGCCAGATCCGTACGATCTCCGGCGTGTACCGCAACGAAGCCGGCTCCTCCCCGTCCGTCGACCGCACCCGCACCCTCGTCGACTCCTTCGAGGAGGCCGAGGGCCGCCGCCCGCGCATCCTGGTCGCCAAGATGGGCCAGGACGGCCACGACCGCGGCCAGAAAGTGATCGCGACCGCCTTCGCCAACCTCGGCTTCGACGTCGACGTCGGCCCGCTGTTCCAGACGCCCGGCGAGGTGGCCCGCCAGGCGGTGGAGGCGGATGTGCACATCGTGGGCGTCTCGTCGCTGGCCGCCGGGCACCTCACTCTCGTACCGGCGCTGCGCGAAGAGCTGGCGGCGGAGGGCCGGGAGGACATCATGATCGTCGTCGGTGGGGTGATCCCGCCGCAGGACGTGCCGACCCTGCTGGAGATGGGCGCGACGGCCGTCTTCCCGCCCGGGACGGTGATCCCGGACGCGGCCTACGACCTCGTGAAGCGACTGTCGGCCGACCTCGGGCACCCGCAGTGA
- a CDS encoding PLP-dependent cysteine synthase family protein, whose protein sequence is MTATAVRVVARPELLDLLGRTPTVRITAGLPGPHPGFWAKLEGLAAGGMKARAALSMLLGARERGELRPGAPVVESTSGTLGIGLAFAGQALGHPVVLVGDSELEPSMRQLLRAHGVRLEIVDRPAPVGGRQAARLARLRELLAILPDAYWPDQYNNPDNTTGYATLAAELAAQLDHLDVLVCSVGTGGHSAGIIGPLRRHWPALRLIGVDATGSTIFGQPARPRLMRGLGSSIHPRNVAYDAFDEVHWIGPAEAVDSCRRLTRGSFVSGGWSTGAVARVAAWAARVHPGAVVATVFPDGPHRYLGTVYDDDFTTAHGIDPSTAATRPVEIPHPRAAEATGWARCTRVTDPLDSPEETL, encoded by the coding sequence ATGACCGCCACCGCCGTACGGGTCGTCGCCCGCCCGGAGTTGCTCGACCTGCTCGGCCGCACCCCGACCGTCCGCATCACCGCCGGTCTGCCCGGACCCCACCCCGGCTTCTGGGCCAAGCTCGAAGGGCTCGCGGCGGGCGGGATGAAGGCACGGGCGGCCTTGTCGATGCTGCTCGGCGCCCGCGAGCGCGGCGAACTGCGGCCCGGCGCGCCGGTCGTGGAGTCCACCTCCGGCACGCTCGGCATCGGCCTCGCGTTCGCCGGGCAGGCGCTCGGCCACCCGGTCGTTCTGGTCGGCGACAGCGAACTGGAGCCGTCCATGCGGCAGTTGCTGCGCGCCCACGGGGTCCGGCTGGAGATCGTCGACCGTCCGGCCCCGGTGGGCGGCCGGCAGGCCGCACGCCTCGCGCGGCTGCGCGAACTGCTCGCGATCCTGCCCGACGCCTACTGGCCGGACCAGTACAACAACCCCGACAACACGACCGGTTACGCCACCCTCGCCGCCGAACTCGCCGCCCAGCTGGACCACTTGGACGTCCTGGTGTGCAGCGTCGGCACCGGCGGACACAGCGCGGGCATCATCGGCCCACTGCGCCGCCACTGGCCCGCCCTGCGCCTCATCGGCGTCGACGCGACGGGCTCCACCATCTTCGGCCAGCCCGCGCGGCCGAGGCTGATGCGCGGCCTGGGCAGCAGCATCCACCCGCGCAACGTCGCCTACGACGCCTTCGACGAGGTCCACTGGATCGGCCCCGCCGAGGCCGTGGACAGCTGCCGCCGGCTCACCCGGGGCAGCTTCGTCAGCGGCGGCTGGAGCACCGGCGCGGTCGCGCGCGTCGCCGCCTGGGCGGCCCGCGTCCACCCCGGCGCGGTCGTCGCAACCGTTTTCCCCGACGGTCCGCACCGTTACCTCGGAACCGTTTACGACGACGACTTCACCACCGCCCACGGCATCGACCCGTCCACCGCGGCCACCCGCCCCGTCGAGATCCCGCACCCCCGCGCCGCCGAGGCCACCGGCTGGGCCCGCTGCACCCGCGTGACCGATCCGCTCGACTCCCCGGAAGAAACCCTGTGA
- a CDS encoding DUF364 domain-containing protein: MTATETITTAFDDLIRRVSAGDLGPDPATLRIAVAFTTCQAVRHDGRGTGYRNEVLSLRLAEAVGSCAVEPGALPDGALDDCVGAGVARLLEHPLLPVRVAALDAYLTHVTPHAPANGARPVPLPAGTSLEKSRARAQAVVELLDLRPGATVLVVGVVNSLLEALRSRGLGYVPCDLKGGATEWGEEVVGDALAAADRCDALLVSGMTLGNGTFEPLRRHALQRGKQLVMFAQTGSAVLPRFLGHGVSAVCAEPYPFFWLDGGPGVIHRYRGGGR, translated from the coding sequence GTGACCGCCACCGAGACCATCACGACCGCCTTCGACGACCTCATACGCCGGGTCAGCGCCGGTGACCTCGGTCCGGACCCGGCCACCCTGCGTATCGCGGTCGCCTTCACCACCTGTCAGGCCGTACGGCACGACGGGCGTGGCACCGGCTACCGCAACGAGGTGCTCAGCCTGCGTCTCGCGGAGGCCGTCGGCTCGTGCGCGGTCGAACCCGGCGCGCTGCCCGACGGCGCGCTGGACGATTGCGTCGGCGCGGGTGTGGCGCGGCTGCTGGAGCATCCGCTGCTGCCCGTGCGCGTGGCCGCGCTGGACGCGTATCTGACGCACGTCACCCCGCACGCCCCGGCCAACGGAGCCCGTCCCGTCCCGCTGCCCGCCGGAACCTCGCTGGAGAAGTCCCGGGCCCGCGCACAGGCCGTCGTCGAGCTGCTCGACCTGCGGCCGGGGGCCACCGTGCTCGTGGTCGGTGTGGTCAACTCCCTGCTGGAGGCGCTGCGTTCGCGCGGGCTCGGCTATGTGCCCTGCGACCTCAAGGGCGGCGCGACGGAGTGGGGCGAGGAGGTCGTCGGGGACGCGCTCGCCGCGGCCGACCGCTGTGACGCGCTGCTCGTGTCCGGGATGACCCTGGGCAACGGCACCTTCGAACCGCTGCGGCGGCACGCCCTCCAGCGCGGCAAGCAGCTGGTGATGTTCGCGCAGACCGGCAGCGCCGTACTGCCCCGTTTCCTCGGGCACGGCGTGAGCGCGGTGTGCGCGGAGCCGTACCCCTTCTTCTGGCTGGACGGCGGGCCCGGAGTGATCCACCGGTACCGCGGAGGTGGCCGATGA